The genomic window gtcaaaaaaaaaaaaaaaaatcaaactctcaaaccaaaaataataaaaaatcaaactcatttTTCATATACTAACGATAAGGTTAGGCATAGCTAGTTCAGCCATTGGGTTCGGTCTAGTGGTAAGAGATTCGGGTAGTATGCATAATGTATTAGGTTCGATCCTCTCTACCtccattgtaacaaaaaaaaagggttaGGCATAGCTTTATATAAAAAACTATAAGGTTATGCGCgtctaatatattttgttttgtttacaaTTGCAACGAGGATCGAATCTAGGAGCTCATGCATTCATACTATGAAAATCTTTCCCCACTACATCAAACCTGGTAGCTTAGTTAGGCCTAATATATGTTTCTCGTAATATATTTACTTTTCTGATTAAAAAAGCAACAATTATCTCTATAAGGAGTACATTTTGCACCACACTCTTTACTTTTTACACCCTAAATTTTCTTTCTGAAAATATTATCCATTCACATCACCTTGCTTAAgattcattttcaaaatttaacaaaatcaaatttaacaaaatcaatttaaCTCTCTTTTCtaacaataataaatattacttcggttttattataaaaaaaataaaataaacaactctctctttagatttattaaataattaacgTATTgagtctataatatagataagatatatcaattattcaataaatctaaaaagtcaacaaTTTTAATAGGAGGTAGTATAAACCTGAGCAATAACATTGTCGGATCTGCCTATGAGAACCTTCCATGATTGTCCAGAAAAATCTGCTTTGACAGTGAAGTCACAAACTTCATTGTTATTTGCCAAAAACACATTTAATTTGGTTCTTATTTGCATGTATTCAGAAGGCATCCTAGTAAAGATAAGATCCTTTGGTTCTTTACTTTCACCTCTATATGCTTTCCAATTATCATCAGCTGCGAGTAGCTGCAAAAAACAAAGTAGTCGCTATCATTTAGTCTCTCTCTCTGAAatgaaatataaacaaaaataattcaaaaattcaaatttatttggtctaaattttagaacaaatatatatttgattttttgaattatttgtttGTACATTTCACTCCACATAAAGAGTACTCATTATCAAGAAAATTGGGTGATTTTTGAATAGTTGTTGAACGAACCGATGTACGTAGATTGAGAATGGGGTTTCCGTTAGCATCATATAAGAATCGGTCTTCACGGGTTGCTAAGAATACTTCGGGAGAACTTTTAACTATGAAAACAACATTGTCATTGAGATCTTTAATAGTGAAGTTGTAGCTAAATTTCTCCCTTATGACTATCAAATCAATTGAATGTGTAGCTGAAATCACAAACCAAAAAATAGTATAATGATGGATACATATTGATGCATCTTAGAATTAAGATTTAAACATACTTCAACCATTCATCTCAGAAAATGACTCGGATTAGGATATAATAGTACAActtaataaatcattttttaatttattttataaaaacagTAAAGCATTTTATAGACAAACAAAGATTTATTCAATGAAAATACAAGTCTTGTATCAATCAATTTAGGGTGATTTACTATAGAGTTGAAAGCTTCTTTTCCCACTTTTTAATTCTTAAAAATTACTTCCGTCCAGAATTATCTCTGAACgtgagatttttttatttatttttctttccaaattgGTAAATCTAAAGATTTCGAACTCCGATTCCtgtatataaaatatgatgtccctaccaatcTCGATTTAAGTCACGGGGACTATTCCATGAAATAATTCTACTTGTTTACAAAAATTCTATTTATAGTCAAGAAATCCGTCTTTTGGAGATTGATTTAATAATAAGAATCTGTACGATTCACATGATATAATTCTGAACTAGCTAAAAATAAGCTATGATAGAGACAATATAGATACTTATcatatcgattttttttttaccctatCCTACTAGTTTATAATATAACACAACTCTTAACTAGAAATACATTATATGATAAATTTTAAGATAAACTCATGTCTCTTGACCAACTTAAATGTCTGACAAACATGGTAAATTCATACCTGGAGCACAGTATTGAGGGCCAATGATGGCAGTAGTAGAGGGTGGTGGTTGATTTGCCATGAAGATTTAATTTGT from Trifolium pratense cultivar HEN17-A07 linkage group LG1, ARS_RC_1.1, whole genome shotgun sequence includes these protein-coding regions:
- the LOC123915822 gene encoding protein LURP-one-related 15-like isoform X1 translates to MANQPPPSTTAIIGPQYCAPATHSIDLIVIREKFSYNFTIKDLNDNVVFIVKSSPEVFLATREDRFLYDANGNPILNLRTSLLAADDNWKAYRGESKEPKDLIFTRMPSEYMQIRTKLNVFLANNNEVCDFTVKADFSGQSWKVLIGRSDNVIAQINRKPRALFSREKFMVTVCPNIDYAFIVALTVTLTSSTRKSSIF